GTAGATTCTGACGAAGTGTTGGGATATAGAGGCCACTTTACAGGTACTTTTACTATTGTAGAAGGGGTAGTTACTATTTCCTATGATGAAATGTATTATATGAATATGATGGATGTGAATTATATTCCAAAGGAGGATTTGATACTTTATGAGGGAGCTGAATACTTTCCAGAGTATAGTATCGTGGAAGATTATTCTGAGCTTATTCCCATATGTTCACCTAATGCAATCTGTACTGGTACATTGTCTTATTTTAGGGCTGATTGACAAGAGTTGGAAGGTGCCCTAGTGGCTTTTTTCAACTTGGAGCAAAGCCTTTTTTGCTTTTTCATGTTAATTCATCCATCTACTCATAAACTCCAGGAATGCCTCCTTGTAGTGACCACTTACGGTGATGGTTTTTTTTCTACGAGAATTTAGCTTTGTTCTCAGAAACCAGTTGGTGTGATTTACGTATTATTTATGATATATTTGTACGTATAAAATTATCGATATGGACGTTAAATTGACTTTAAAGCTTGATCAAGAGGTTATTGAAAAAGCTAAATTATTTGCAGCTGAAAAGAAGTTGAGCTTGTCTCGATTGATAGAAAGTTACTTAAACTCCTTGACTTCAGATCAAGCTACTGATCTACTGGAAATTTCTCCCTATGTAAAAAGCCTTTCATCTGGGATTAAAATTCCTGCTGATTACGATTACAAAAAGGATCATGCGACCTATTTGGAGCAGAAATACAAATGAGAAGGATTTTTTTAGATACCAATGTTATTTTGGACCTATTGGGGGAAAGAGTCCCTTTTTATGATGCAATCGCAAAGGTGTTAACCTTGGCAGATCAGAAAAAAATCACACTAGTTGTTTCTCCCCTATCCTTTACTACAATTGAATATGTGCTAGGTAAATATCTGTCAAAAGACTTGGTTTTGAAGAAGCTTCGAATGTTCAAAATTCTTTGTGAGGTATGTGCCGTCGATGAAGAAATAATTGAAAAAGGGCTGAACTCCAGTTTTGGGGATTTTGAAGA
This genomic window from Algoriphagus sp. TR-M9 contains:
- a CDS encoding lipocalin family protein yields the protein MKSRLLPLIALAIFIYSCKDVVEPSPDSRIVGVYELSYEGNAGWGGDIFRFVDLMQFNSDGTVTGENYTTEVDSDEVLGYRGHFTGTFTIVEGVVTISYDEMYYMNMMDVNYIPKEDLILYEGAEYFPEYSIVEDYSELIPICSPNAICTGTLSYFRAD
- a CDS encoding type II toxin-antitoxin system VapC family toxin, whose amino-acid sequence is MRRIFLDTNVILDLLGERVPFYDAIAKVLTLADQKKITLVVSPLSFTTIEYVLGKYLSKDLVLKKLRMFKILCEVCAVDEEIIEKGLNSSFGDFEDAVQYFAALQSNCSIIITRNGKDFRSSNLSVMTAEEYLSSIS
- a CDS encoding DUF6364 family protein, which produces MDVKLTLKLDQEVIEKAKLFAAEKKLSLSRLIESYLNSLTSDQATDLLEISPYVKSLSSGIKIPADYDYKKDHATYLEQKYK